Proteins found in one Schistocerca serialis cubense isolate TAMUIC-IGC-003099 chromosome 5, iqSchSeri2.2, whole genome shotgun sequence genomic segment:
- the LOC126481763 gene encoding Krueppel-like factor 6: MSPFASCTDQDIRGRTSAPTSVLERHPSAPRPEFEDPGSGGREGPPFGMRGGDGGGARRRGWPRRMRVRAATSYAVRAERRTPGEKPYRCQWPECEWRFARSDELTRHYRKHTGAKPFKCAVCDRSFARSDHLALHMKRHQPKAPK, from the exons ATGAGTCCTTTCGCGTCCTGTACTGATCAGGATATAAGAGGCAGAACAAGTGCTCCGACATCCGTGCTGGAGCGGCACCCGAGCGCACCGAGGCCGGAGTTCGAAGACCCTGGCTCCGGCGGCCGCGAGGGTCCGCCGTTTGGCAtgcgcggcggcgacggcggcggcgcgcGACGGCGCGGATGGCCACGGCGCATGCGCGTGCGAGCCGCAACTTCGTATGCCGTCCGCGCCGAGCGCCGTACGCCTG GGGAGAAGCCGTACCGCTGCCAGTGGCCGGAGTGCGAGTGGCGGTTCGCGCGGTCGGACGAGCTGACGCGCCACTACCGCAAGCACACGGGCGCCAAGCCCTTCAAGTGCGCCGTGTGCGACCGGTCGTTCGCGCGCTCCGACCACCTCGCGCTGCACATGAAGCGCCACCAGCCCAAGGCGCCCAAGTGA